The genomic stretch ATTCAGATCCTCCTCGTTGAGCGTTCCCACCTCGATTCCGTCCACGAGCACCTTCCCCTTGTCCGGAGTCAGAAGCCCGATCATGTGCTTTATCATCACCGACTTGCCTGTGCCAGATCCGCCGATGATCACCATGGACTCCCCGCGCCGTATCCGCAGGTCCGCCCCGGCCAGCACCACCTTCGTCCCGAATGCCTTGTGCACCCCGATAACGTCTATTATTATGTCGTCGGCCATCACGCCCTCAGAACAGGAACGAGGTGAGGACATAGTCCACCACCAGGATCAGTATTGACGATATCACCACCGAGCGTGTCGTCGCCCGGCCCACCCCTTCAGCGCCCCCTTCGGTCTTAAATCCCTGGAAACAGCAGACGATGGCGATGATCATCCCGAATATCATGGACTTGAAAAGGCCGGAGTATATGTCGTTAAGCTCCAAAAACTCGAAAGTCTTTTTCATGTACACCACCGGGTTTGCGCCCAGCGTCCCCACCCCGATGAGGGCGCCGCCGAATATACCAACCGCGTCTGAAATCACAGCGAGCATCGGCAACATCAGCGTGGCGGCGATGAAACGCGGCACGATGAGGTACTTTATGGGATTGGCGGACAACGTGTACAGCGCGTCGATCTGCTCTGTCACCTTCATCGTGCCAAGCTCAGCGGCCATGGCCGACCCGGCCCGCCCGGCCACCATTATGCTGGTCAGCACAGGCCCAAGTTCGCGCGTCATCGAAAGGGCCACCACGGTGCCCACCATGCTCTCCGCGCCAAACCGTTTGAACCCGATATAGCTTTGCAGAGCCAGGACGCCCCCTGTAGAAAGGGCCGTGATGGCGACCACCGGAACGGAGTTGTAGCCAATCTCCTGCATCTGCTCGAAGATCGCCTTTAACCTCAAGGGAGGCTTGGCAAGCCAGCGGGCCATCTGCCACGTGAAGATGGAAAGCTCCCCCACGGCCTCCGCTGTCCATAGCACCCACAGGCCTATGGAACCGACGATGGCCTGGAACACGCTGGCGCTGAATTTGATCATTTCTGTTTATTGTCCGGACAAAAATCTATATGTACGCCATTTTCTTTCACAAATTCAGCGAAACTCCCCGGTTCTGGATTTTCAAAGGCGGATGCGGGAAAGAAGTGGAATTCAAGATCGTGCCCATACTTAATTTGCACATGAACGAATTCGCTGGTCATTCGTTCGAAATCCCATGCTTCCACTCCTTCGGCGAAAACGCCGATGTCCACATCGCTCCATTCGTCAGCCCTGCCGTTTGTTTGCGAACCGAAAATGTACGCGGCTGCCACTTTCGAGGAGCGGTTTAAATCCGACACGGCTTCTTTAACACGATTCTCTATTTCAACTGAGACAAGAGCCATGAGACCTCCTCCCCGGTTTTGCGGAATATCGCATCTGCTTTTATTAATGTAACTTCCTTGGACATGGCAAATAATTCTTCTGGATAGCGTGAACTTACATAGTACGAAATTAACGCGGCGTAGAATTCAATTTGTTCGTCCGAAAGGTTTAAGCGGGCCATTTCCGCCAATTTTACAAGATTATGAATTCGCGGGAGTCAATCCCTTTTTTAGTTGAAACTCCCGGCATGACCGTCACGCCGCTTTCACCATTATCTTCCCCGCCAGAGCCCGTTTCATGATCTCACGCAGTTCTGGCAGGTGTTTATAACCGCTCACTTTCCTCAACC from Nitrospinota bacterium encodes the following:
- a CDS encoding ABC transporter permease is translated as MARWLAKPPLRLKAIFEQMQEIGYNSVPVVAITALSTGGVLALQSYIGFKRFGAESMVGTVVALSMTRELGPVLTSIMVAGRAGSAMAAELGTMKVTEQIDALYTLSANPIKYLIVPRFIAATLMLPMLAVISDAVGIFGGALIGVGTLGANPVVYMKKTFEFLELNDIYSGLFKSMIFGMIIAIVCCFQGFKTEGGAEGVGRATTRSVVISSILILVVDYVLTSFLF
- a CDS encoding nucleotidyltransferase domain-containing protein, coding for MALVSVEIENRVKEAVSDLNRSSKVAAAYIFGSQTNGRADEWSDVDIGVFAEGVEAWDFERMTSEFVHVQIKYGHDLEFHFFPASAFENPEPGSFAEFVKENGVHIDFCPDNKQK